GGTCGGGATGGCGACGGTGTTGTCCGGGTGCGATGATGTTGCGGGTAAGGCGATGACGAATGCAGGAAGCCGGTGCGAAGCCGGCGCGGTCCCGCCACTGTAATCGGGGAGCGACCCTCATCGGCCACGGCCACGTGCTGGAAGGCGAGGCGAGCGGCGATCCGAGAGCCAGGAGACTCGCGTCATCGTGCCCTGCGAACCTGGGGCGGTGTACCCCGGAGAGAGCGAACCGTCATGACCTATGCCATGAGGTCGCGGCAGGCGGGGGCGTCGAGGAGCCGACGCCGCCGCCCGCTCACCGTCGGTGAGGCGGACCGCGGCCCTGCTGTGCACGTGCCGACCAGCCGGTCGGTGCATCCACCCGCGGGCGGCTGTTGATGAGCGCCCCCATCTGGATGGCCGCACCCCCGGAGGTGCATTCGGCGCTGCTGAGCAGCGGCCCCGGCCCGGGCCCGTTGCTGGCGTCGGCGGCCGCATGGGAGTCGTTGAGCAATGCCTACGCCGAGACGGCCGACGAGCTGGCCGCGCTGGTGGCCGGGGCGCAGGCGGATAGCTGGGAAGGCCCAAGCGGCGCGGAATACGCGGCCGCCCATGCTCCTTATCTTGCTTGGCTCACGCAGGCCAGCGCCGACAGCGCCGCATTGGCCGCTCACCAACAAACCGCGGCTACCGCATACACCGCCGCCGTGGCCGCGATGCCAACTTTGGCTGAGTTGGCCGCCAACCATGCCGCGCACGCAGTATTGACGGCGACGAATTTCTTTGGCATCAACACGATCTCGATCGCGCTCAACGAGGCCGACTACGTGCGGATGTGGGTACAGGCCGCCGTCGTAATGGGCACCTATCACGCGGTCTCGACTGCGGCTGTTGTCGCCTCACCGCAGTCCCCGCCGGCGCCGCCGATCATGAAAACGGACGCGGAGCTGGTTAGGGCCGCCGAGGCCGGAATATCGAGTTCGGACCCGCTGCGCCAGTTCCAGCAATGGTTGTGGCAGATGTATACCGACTTCTACAACAACGTCGTACAACCGTTTGTCGATTGGCTGGCGAACCTGCCGTTCTTCCAGACGATGTTTGCCGGGATCGACCCTTACCTGGTCATTCTTGGCAACCCGCTTACCTATCTGAGCCCGCTGAACATCGCGTTCGCACTTGGCTACCCGATGGATATCGGCACGTACGTGGCACTGTTGTCGCAAACCTTCACCTTTATCGGGGCAGATCTCGCCGCGGCCTTCGCTACCGGTAACCCGGTGACGATCGGGTTCACTATTTTGTTCACCGGTGTCGAAGCCATCGGCACGATCATCACCGACACGATTGCGCTGCTTAAGACGCTGTTGGAGCAGACTGCGGTGCTACTCAGCGTCGTGGTGCCGCTGCTGACTGCCCCATTGGTACCCATGGCTGCCGGCGCTGTGCTGGCACCGATCGGTGTCAAAGGGCTGGTGGCAGTGGCGGCCGTGCCGCCAGCGCCCCCGCCCGTCACACCGACCGTGCCGCCCCTTGCGGCACTTGGCGCCAGCGCCCCGACCTCCACCACGACCCCGATTCAGCCGCCCGTGGAGGCGAGCGTCCAGGCGCCCCCGCCCGGACCGCCGCCGCCGGCTGCCGCAGCGCCGCCGGTGAGCAACACGGGGCTGGGTGTCGGGATGGACAACTTCGGCTACCTGGTCGGTGGCCTGAGCGCGGATGCCAAGAGGCCCACGGGCACCCGCTCCCGAAAGGCGGCACCACAACCCGAGGGTGCCGAGGCCCCAGCGGTCGCGGCGACACCTCAGGAAAAACCTCGACGGCAGTGGCGTCGACGGGTGAAAGTCAAACAGCTCGGCCGCGGTTATGAATACCTGGATCTGGAGCCCATCACCGTGGCGGCCGAGCACGACCCGAGCGGGCCGACGACCCTGGCGGCACCAGACCAGGGAGCAGGAACCCTGGGGTTCGCCGGGACCACGCAACCGGCCGGTTCCAGACCGGCCGCAGGATTGATCACGCTATCCACCGAAACATTCCCGAGCAGCCCACGCGCGCCAATATTGCCGGGCACGTGGGGCTTCGACCAGGCGCTACCCCACGACTCACCTTCGGAGTGAACGACACTGTCGTGCCACGGCGGGACAGCGTGACCGTCGTTGTTGCGAGGCTCCCGAAGACCGCGTAATGGTGCAGCCACCGAGGGGCGCCGGACGCGCGGTCGGCTACCAAGTCCAGCAGCACACCAGCCGCCCGGGCGGCCACCGGTTGCGCACGAACGAGGTGCTTACGATGACGCGATGCGGATACTGGTCACCGGTGGAGTCCGCTCGGGAAAGTCCACGCACGCCGAAGCCTTGTTGGCCAATGCCGTAGAGGCTGTCTGCATCACTCCGGGCCGCCACGCCGATGGCAGCGACCCGGACTGGGATTCCCGGGTCGCGCTGCACCGCGCTCGTCGCCCACCGACCTGGCTGACGATCGAAACCGCGGACGTCGCAACGGCTTTGTCCAACACGCGGTGTCCCGTCCTGGTGGACTGCCTGGGCACTTGGCTAACCGCCCTCATGGATGGCGAGGCATTGTGGAACGCCACGTCCGCTGAGGCCTATGCTGCGGTCGAGCAGCGACTGGACACGTTGTGCGCGGCACTGACCGCACTGACCGATGCGATCGTGGTGACGAATGAGGTCGGCTTAGGTGTGGTACCCGCCCATCGTTCGGGGATGTTATTCCGTGATTTGCTGGGCACCATCAACCAACGTGTGGCAAACGTCTGCGACGAGGTGCACTTGCTCATCGCGGGTCGCGTTCTCAAGCTGTGAGGGCCCGACGACGCACGCGCTCGACATGGACGTGATCGCGCGGTCGCGACCTTATCGGTCAACGGTTCGGTGGTAGTGCAGATAGGCGATCGCCGGCACTACCAAGAACGTGATCACAATCAACGCGATCGAGAAATAGTTGGCGCCACCCTGCGGTGTGGCGAAGATGGTCCGGTAGTCGAACGACACCGCCAATGCCACCGAGACGGTAACGGCAGCCATCGGTAACACTTTGTCGGTCAACGAGTTTCGCTTCGTCGTCGCCCGGTCGTCGGCGGTGTCCCGGGCCAGTGCGACCAGAGCGATCGGGACGATGATGAACTGGATGAACCGCGCGATCACCGCAAGCCCGATCAGGTTCACGCTGTCAAAGCGAAGTGCCAGTGGGAAAGCCAAGGCCAACGATGCCGTGATCGCGAATGCGATCATCGGGACGCCGAATCGATTCTGCGTCGATAATCGTGCCGGCAGGATCCGGGTGTCCGACAGCGCTGTCCACACGCGCGGCGCACCAAACGAGGCGGCTACGTTGATGCCGAACATCGAAACCAAGGCGCCGAGAACGACGGTCGTGCGCAACGGACCGTCGTCGATGGCCGCCGCCAGTCGCACCGTGGCGTTGGATTCGACAACCTTGTCCGATCCCAGCAGCATCGCCACTGCGACAGCAAGCACGTAGACGGCGCCGACTCCGAGGATCGCGAGCGGAATGGCTTTCGGCAGCGTCCGCTCCGGCTCGTGCATCTCCTCGGCGGCGTTGGCGATCGATTCGAAACCGGTGAAAGCATACAACGCCGCGATGGTGGCAAGGATCAATCCCGAAACGGCACCGTGCGCAAGCTGAATCCCACCGAACAACGCATAGGGGGCCGGTTGGTAAACGCCTGGTGCACTTGCCGTTCCGTAATCGCTCGGGTGATGGGTGACGATGAGCCACAGGCCGCCGACGATAAAGACGGAAAGCCCCGAAACCTTGCCTACCGTCGAGATCCCGTTTGCCCATTTGATCGCCCGGTTCCCGAAAATATTGATGACCAACAGCACGACGATGAACCCGAGGAACGTCAACGTCTTCACGCTCAGCAGCTCGCTGTCGTCAGCCCAATTCTTCTCTGGGAAAGTCACTTTCAACAATGTCGAGACGAACAGCGACGCCAGCACGCCCCAGGCGATGGATGCGACGATCGCATGGGTCACGCCGACATAGATACCGATTTTCTGCCCGAAAGCGGCTGTCGTATAGGCATATGATGCGCCATTGGTCTTGACGTATCTGGCCGCGCCGGCAAAGACCAGTGCCATGATGCCCGCGAAAAGACCCGCCAGGATGTAGGCGACGGGCGCCCATGGTCCCGCGAGCTTGATCACCGTACCCGGGGTCAGGAAGATGCCGGCACCGATTATCGAGTTGATCCCGAGCATCACAACGCTCCGGAAGCCAAGTTTGCCGATCGGGGGTCCTCCTTATGACATCCGTTGCACGCGGTGTTAGCACTCAGTTGTTAGCACTGGACGTGCGACGGTGCCATAGATTGACGCGGGGCGCACTTATTGGGGCGGCGAGTTCACGGCGACGGCGTCACTGCGACGCCACCGCCGCGGATTACCGCCCGCAATTGCCGGGTTACGTTTAGGTTCCGTCGGCGCCGTGGTCCCCGGTACGCCGAACAACGTCCCGCCGTTGCCGCCGGCGGCGCCAATCCCGCCGGTTCCGGGGTTGGCGCCGACCCCGCCGTTGCCGCCGGCCCCGCCGTTGCCGATCAACCCGGCAGACCCGCCGTTACCACCGGGTGCGCCGCCGGTGGTGGCGGAAAAGCCGTTGCCGCCGTTGCCGAACAACAGCCCACCGGCCCCGCCGTTGGGGCTGGTCGTTGTGCCATCGGCGCCGTTTCCGATCAGCGGGCGTCCCAGCAGGAATTGGGTGGGCCCGTCGATGGCGTCCAGCAGAAGTCTGCTCAACATTGGCTGCCACGGCGCTGGCGTACTGGCTGGCACCAAAGGCCAGTGCCTGCACAAAGCGCTCGTGAAACGCCCTCGCCTGCATGTAGGCCTCCCGGTATGCGAGGGCGTGCCGGCCGAATAGCGCTGCGATCGCCGTCGATATCTCGTCGGCGGCGGCCGCTTGCACCTGCACCGTCGGCGCCGATGCCGCCACGGTCGCGGATTCGATCGACGACCTGATTCCGGCCAAGTCTGTTGCGGCTGTGGCGATAATCTCCGGGGTTGCGAACACATACGACATGGAGTCCTCCGCTCGACCGGTGCGAGCCCAACGCCAATCCCTCAGGGCGCGTGTTGGTTTCTATGGCTCGGCTTGAATTGCCGGATGCCAGTACTGCGAGTTAATTCACGCGAGCGTCAGTAAGCTGACGGGCCAACCACGCGGTGAACTCGGCGACTCGCGCCGGACTGTCCAGCGCGAACAGCGCCGCCGTGGCCCGGTCGCCATCTTCGGTGTGCCGCACCACGATCGGCACGCCGTCGGGCCGGACGGCGTCGAACGCGTCCTCGTCGGTGATGTCGTCACCCAGGTAGATCGGCACCAGGGGCGCATTGCCTGAACGCAGGTGGTCGATCACCCAGCGCAGCGTTCTTCCCTTGTCCCAGTCGATGTCCGGGCGCAACTCGATCACCTCGCGGCCGGTCGTCACCCGCAGCGCATCGCGTTGGCCGGCGGTGCGCACCGCCGCGGCGACGTCGCCGACGCGGTCGCGTGCCGCGTTGCGGTAATGCACGGCTACGCCAAACCTCTTGTGCTCCACCACAACACCGGGAATCGACCCCAGCCGCTCGCGCAGCTGTGCCGCCGCCTGCTCCAGCACCGGTATGGCCGCGGCGGCTGCCTCGTTCTGGTGGTGTGTTCCGTCGGGTGCGGTCAGCTCGAAACCATGGCTGCCGGCATACCAGATCCCGGGTACGCCCAGCCGCGCGGTCACGTCGGCGAGGTCGCGGCCGCTGAGCACCGCGACGGGGCACTGCGCGGCCAGCTGGATGAGCGCCTCGGCCGCACCGGCGACGGGCCGAGCCGCGTCGGGATCATTGACGATGTCGGACAGGGTGCCGTCGAAGTCGAAGAACACCGCGGGCCGGTGGGCGGTGAGGCCAGGTGCCTGCAGTGCGTCCGGAAGTTCGGACATGCGGCGGTCGCCGGTGCGCACCCGCACATCCTTCAGGTCGGTGACGACGGCGTCGGCGCCGCAGCCACGCAGCGCGTCACCGTGTCCGTTCCGGTCGACCCCGATCACCAGTGCGAACCCGCTCTCGCGCGCCGCCGTGGCGCCGGCCGGGTCGACGGCGACGACGACGCACCTGCCGGGCCGCACCGCCAGCCGATCGGCCGCGTCGCTGAGGGCGTTTCGGCAATCACCGCTGGACGAAAAAGCCCCGGTACCGACCCGGGCCTCGCGTAGCTGCCCGATCAGCGGCTCGGCGGAGTCAGCTGACGAGTCGAAAGAAGAGTCGAATAGCACCGCATCGTGGCGGCGCGGGTCGATGGTGACCGACATCATCCCACCTTCTCACGGTGGTCAATGCCGGCGGATCAGGCTCAGCGGCGCACCGGGGACGCGGACGAGCGGCCGCGAGCACCGCCGGTCCGGGTGCCGGCCGCACGCCTGCGGCGGTCCCTGGAGAACAGCAGAACGGAGTCTTGGCTGAGTGCCACCAGACGCGCCATCCCCAGCTCGATACCGGCGGCAAGTCGCGCCATATCGGGTGCGGCGTCGTAGTCGGCGGTGATGCCGAATACCAGCTCGTCGCCGTAGCTCAGCACCGCGACCCCGGTGCTCAACTCCTGGGCGGTCGGTGGGATCGGCAGCAGCCGGTCCAACGTTTGACTCATCAGCCGTAGCCGGTGGCGCGGCCCGGTCATGTCGGTTGCCAGGGTCACCACGCTGCGCGGCGACAGCCGGGTCAACGCTTGAATCGCCTTGGCGCACAGTGAAAAAGGCGCGAATTGCGAAAGCCCAGCGGGGTTGTCGCGGTCGCTCTGGTGGCCCAGGTGCAATTGGGCGTGTACCGTGCGCAGTCGCTCGATCAGGTCTTCCTGCTCGACGGGCAGATGCGGCAGTTGGGTTGCGATCTGCCGGTCGGTCTTGTCGAGAACTCGCAATGAGGCCGGACGCGGTTGGTTGCCGCGATTGAGTAGCAGGGTCCGAACGCCCTCACTGATGGCCGTGAGTGCGACGTCGTCGGCGGTGACCCCGAACTTGCGGCACACCCTGTCGACGTCGGCGAGCGGAACTCGCACCGTGTGATAACGCCGCATCGTGATCAGCGGTCCGGTCAACGACGTGCGCGCCACCGGCCAGGTCACAGCGCGGGCGGCCGCCTGGAACACCGTTGTGGTGACGGCGGCGGCAGTTCGCCACAGCGCATCGGTCCGGCTGCGGGCGCCGGCGTGCGGTGCCGGAAGCGGCGTCACGGCACCGCGATTGGCGAAGGTGTCGCTGTCGGCATCGTCGCAGAGGCCGGTGAGAAGCTGCGCAGCCGAGATGCCGTCCGCGATGCACGGGTGGATTTTGAGCAGGATCGCCCAGCGATTGTCGTTGAGGCCTTCGATGATCCAGCATTCCCACAGCGGGCGGTCCACGTCGAGGGGACGGGTCAAGGCGTGAGCGATCGCCCGGAACAGTTCATTGTCGTCGCCCGGGCTGGGGAGCGCCATCCGTTGCATGTGCTGGGCCGGATCGAATTGCGGATGTTCGACCCACT
The nucleotide sequence above comes from Mycobacterium pseudokansasii. Encoded proteins:
- a CDS encoding APC family permease; the protein is MGKLGFRSVVMLGINSIIGAGIFLTPGTVIKLAGPWAPVAYILAGLFAGIMALVFAGAARYVKTNGASYAYTTAAFGQKIGIYVGVTHAIVASIAWGVLASLFVSTLLKVTFPEKNWADDSELLSVKTLTFLGFIVVLLVINIFGNRAIKWANGISTVGKVSGLSVFIVGGLWLIVTHHPSDYGTASAPGVYQPAPYALFGGIQLAHGAVSGLILATIAALYAFTGFESIANAAEEMHEPERTLPKAIPLAILGVGAVYVLAVAVAMLLGSDKVVESNATVRLAAAIDDGPLRTTVVLGALVSMFGINVAASFGAPRVWTALSDTRILPARLSTQNRFGVPMIAFAITASLALAFPLALRFDSVNLIGLAVIARFIQFIIVPIALVALARDTADDRATTKRNSLTDKVLPMAAVTVSVALAVSFDYRTIFATPQGGANYFSIALIVITFLVVPAIAYLHYHRTVDR
- a CDS encoding bifunctional adenosylcobinamide kinase/adenosylcobinamide-phosphate guanylyltransferase; amino-acid sequence: MRILVTGGVRSGKSTHAEALLANAVEAVCITPGRHADGSDPDWDSRVALHRARRPPTWLTIETADVATALSNTRCPVLVDCLGTWLTALMDGEALWNATSAEAYAAVEQRLDTLCAALTALTDAIVVTNEVGLGVVPAHRSGMLFRDLLGTINQRVANVCDEVHLLIAGRVLKL
- a CDS encoding wax ester/triacylglycerol synthase domain-containing protein, with the protein product MAQLTTLDTGLLKAGDSQWHTSLATGAVAVVNGVVPDFDLLKDVLAQRLRSMPRYAQVLRAEWVEHPQFDPAQHMQRMALPSPGDDNELFRAIAHALTRPLDVDRPLWECWIIEGLNDNRWAILLKIHPCIADGISAAQLLTGLCDDADSDTFANRGAVTPLPAPHAGARSRTDALWRTAAAVTTTVFQAAARAVTWPVARTSLTGPLITMRRYHTVRVPLADVDRVCRKFGVTADDVALTAISEGVRTLLLNRGNQPRPASLRVLDKTDRQIATQLPHLPVEQEDLIERLRTVHAQLHLGHQSDRDNPAGLSQFAPFSLCAKAIQALTRLSPRSVVTLATDMTGPRHRLRLMSQTLDRLLPIPPTAQELSTGVAVLSYGDELVFGITADYDAAPDMARLAAGIELGMARLVALSQDSVLLFSRDRRRRAAGTRTGGARGRSSASPVRR
- the otsB gene encoding trehalose-phosphatase, whose amino-acid sequence is MSVTIDPRRHDAVLFDSSFDSSADSAEPLIGQLREARVGTGAFSSSGDCRNALSDAADRLAVRPGRCVVVAVDPAGATAARESGFALVIGVDRNGHGDALRGCGADAVVTDLKDVRVRTGDRRMSELPDALQAPGLTAHRPAVFFDFDGTLSDIVNDPDAARPVAGAAEALIQLAAQCPVAVLSGRDLADVTARLGVPGIWYAGSHGFELTAPDGTHHQNEAAAAAIPVLEQAAAQLRERLGSIPGVVVEHKRFGVAVHYRNAARDRVGDVAAAVRTAGQRDALRVTTGREVIELRPDIDWDKGRTLRWVIDHLRSGNAPLVPIYLGDDITDEDAFDAVRPDGVPIVVRHTEDGDRATAALFALDSPARVAEFTAWLARQLTDARVN
- a CDS encoding PPE family protein, which codes for MSAPIWMAAPPEVHSALLSSGPGPGPLLASAAAWESLSNAYAETADELAALVAGAQADSWEGPSGAEYAAAHAPYLAWLTQASADSAALAAHQQTAATAYTAAVAAMPTLAELAANHAAHAVLTATNFFGINTISIALNEADYVRMWVQAAVVMGTYHAVSTAAVVASPQSPPAPPIMKTDAELVRAAEAGISSSDPLRQFQQWLWQMYTDFYNNVVQPFVDWLANLPFFQTMFAGIDPYLVILGNPLTYLSPLNIAFALGYPMDIGTYVALLSQTFTFIGADLAAAFATGNPVTIGFTILFTGVEAIGTIITDTIALLKTLLEQTAVLLSVVVPLLTAPLVPMAAGAVLAPIGVKGLVAVAAVPPAPPPVTPTVPPLAALGASAPTSTTTPIQPPVEASVQAPPPGPPPPAAAAPPVSNTGLGVGMDNFGYLVGGLSADAKRPTGTRSRKAAPQPEGAEAPAVAATPQEKPRRQWRRRVKVKQLGRGYEYLDLEPITVAAEHDPSGPTTLAAPDQGAGTLGFAGTTQPAGSRPAAGLITLSTETFPSSPRAPILPGTWGFDQALPHDSPSE